The Astatotilapia calliptera chromosome 14, fAstCal1.2, whole genome shotgun sequence genome includes a region encoding these proteins:
- the actn4 gene encoding alpha-actinin-4 isoform X7, with protein sequence MVDYHAANNQSTVGGAQTYMEQENDWDRDLLLDPAWEKQQRKTFTAWCNSHLRKAGTQIENIEEDFRDGLKLMLLLEVISGERLPKPERGKMRVHKINNVNKALDFIASKGVKLVSIGAEEIVDGNAKMTLGMIWTIILRFAIQDISVEETSAKEGLLLWCQRKTAPYKNVNVQNFHISWKDGLAFNALIHRHRPDLIDYDSLRKDDPVTNLNNAFEVAEKHLDIPKMLDAEDIVNTARPDEKAIMTYVSSFYHAFSGAQKAETAANRICKVLAVNQENEQMMEDYEKLASDLLEWIRRTIPWLENRTQEKTVNDMQVKQEDFRDYRCVHKPPKVQEKCQLEISFNTLQTKLRLSNRPAFMPSEGRMVSDINKAWHNLEGAEKGYEEWILSEIRRLERLEHLAVKFHQKCAIHESWTDGKEAMLTQKDYETCTLSEVKALLRKHEAFESDLAAHQDRVEQIAAIAQELNELDYYDAASVNARCQKICDQWDVLGALTHKRKESLERTEKQLESIDELYLEYAKRAAPFNNWMEGAMEDLQDMFIVHNIEEIQGLITAHEQFKSTLPEANKEREAIQSIQSEVQKIAQSNGIKLSSGNPYTSITPESINSKWEQAMAMVPLRDNALQEELNKQNSNDTLRATFATQANTVGAYIQAKMEEIGRISIEMNGTLEDQLTNLKEYQKSIISYTPEINKLEGYHQHIQEALIFDNQYTSYTMEHLRVGWEQLLTTIARTINEVENQILTRDAKGISQEQLYEYRASFNHFDKDHSGALMAEEFKACLISLGYDVEKDKQKRSGQMMSDDFRALLISTGNSLGEAEFNRIMGIVDPNGSGAVTFQAFIDFMSTETTDRDTADQVIASFKILAADKNYITADELRRELPPDQAEYCIARMAPYTGPDAVPGALDYMSFSTALYGESDL encoded by the exons ACGTTCACGGCGTGGTGCAACTCCCACCTGCGGAAGGCCGGCACGCAGATCGAAAACATCGAGGAGGACTTCAGGGATGGGCTCAAACTCATGCTGCTGCTCGAGGTCATCTCCG gCGAACGGTTACCCAAACCTGAAAGAGGCAAGATGAGGGTCCACAAGATCAACAATGTAAACAAAGCCCTGGACTTCATCGCCAGCAAGGGAGTCAAGCTGGTGTCTATTGGAGCAGAGG AAATCGTGGATGGAAACGCCAAGATGACCCTGGGAATGATCTGGACCATCATCCTCCGCTTCGCCATCCAGGACATCTCTGTAGAAG aGACCTCTGCCAAAGAGGGTCTACTCTTGTGGTGCCAGAGGAAGACGGCTCCCTACAAGAATGTCAATGTGCAGAACTTCCACATTAG CTGGAAGGACGGTCTTGCCTTCAACGCTCTGATCCACAGACACAGACCTGATCTCATCGACTACGACAGCCTCAGAAAG GATGATCCTGTAACCAACCTGAACAACGCCTTTGAGGTGGCTGAGAAGCACCTGGACATCCCCAAGATGTTGGACGCAGAAG ACATTGTGAACACTGCTCGCCCAGATGAGAAAGCCATAATGACTTATGTGTCCAGTTTCTACCATGCCTTCTCTGGAGCACAGAAG GCTGAGACAGCCGCAAATCGAATCTGCAAAGTGCTGGCTGTCAACCAGGAGAACGAGCAAATGATGGAGGACTACGAGAAACTGGCCAGTGAT CTCCTGGAGTGGATCCGTCGGACCATCCCCTGGCTGGAGAACCGAACCCAAGAGAAGACTGTAAATGACATGCAGGTGAAACAGGAGGACTTCAGAGACTACCGCTGTGTGCACAAACCACCCAAG GTCCAAGAGAAATGCCAGCTGGAGATCAGCTTCAACACTCTGCAGACTAAACTGAGACTCAGCAACAGACCTGCCTTCATGCCGTCAGAAGGACGCATGGTGTCG GACATCAACAAAGCGTGGCACAATCTGGAAGGAGCAGAGAAAGGCTACGAGGAGTGGATCCTCAGCGAGATCAGGCGTCTGGAGAGACTGGAGCATCTGGCCGTCAAGTTCCACCAGAAGTGTGCCATCCATGAATCCTGGACCGACG GTAAGGAGGCCATGCTTACCCAGAAAGACTATGAGACGTGCACCCTGTCAGAAGTCAAGGCGCTGCTCCGGAAACACGAGGCCTTTGAGAGCGACCTGGCCGCCCACCAGGACAGAGTGGAGCAGATCGCCGCCATCGCGCAGGAGCTCAA tGAACTGGACTACTACGATGCCGCCAGTGTCAACGCTCGCTGTCAGAAGATCTGCGATCAGTGGGACGTCCTGGGAGCCCTCACCCACAAACGCAAAGAGTCACTGGAG AGGACAGAGAAGCAGCTGGAGTCGATAGATGAGCTGTACCTGGAGTACGCCAAGAGAGCGGCACCTTTCAACAACTGGATGGAGGGAGCTATGGAGGACCTGCAGGACATGTTCATCGTCCACAACATTGAGGAGATCCAG GGTCTGATCACAGCCCACGAGCAGTTCAAGTCCACCCTGCCCGAGGCCAACAAGGAGCGCGAGGCTATCCAGTCCATCCAGTCCGAGGTGCAGAAGATCGCCCAGAGCAACGGCATCAAGCTGAGCAGCGGAAACCCGTACACCTCCATCACACCTGAGAGCATCAACAGCAAGTGGGAACAG GCGATGGCTATGGTGCCACTGCGTGACAACGCCCTGCAGGAAGAGCTGAACAAGCAGAACTCCAACGACACTCTGAGAGCCACGTTCGCCACTCAGGCCAACACGGTTGGCGCTTACATCCAGGCCAAAATGGAG GAAATTGGCAGGATATCCATTGAAATGAACGGCACCCTGGAGGACCAGCTGACCAACCTGAAGGAATACCAGAAGAGCATCATATCATACACACCCGAAATTAACAAGCTGGAGGGATACCACCAACACATCCAGGAGGCGCTCATCTTCGACAACCAGTACACTTCCTACACGATGGAG CACCTCCGGGTGGGCTGGGAGCAGCTGCTCACCACCATCGCCAGAACCATCAACGAGGTCGAGAACCAGATCCTGACGCGTGACGCCAAGGGCATCAGCCAGGAGCAGCTGTACGAGTACCGCGCCTCCTTCAACCACTTTGACAAG GACCACAGCGGGGCCCTGATGGCCGAGGAGTTCAAGGCCTGTTTGATCAGTCTGGGCTACGATGTGGAGAAGGACAAGCAG AAGCGATCAGGACAGATGATGTCAGATGATTTCCGGGCTCTACTCATTTCTACAGGAAACAGCCTG GGCGAAGCCGAATTTAATCGCATCATGGGTATAGTGGACCCCAACGGCAGCGGCGCCGTCACCTTCCAGGCCTTTATCGACTTCATGTCCACGGAAACGACCGACAGGGACACCGCGGACCAGGTCATCGCCTCCTTCAAGATCCTGGCTGCTGATAAG AACTACATCACAGCTGATGAGCTGAGGCGGGAGCTCCCTCCAGACCAGGCGGAGTACTGCATCGCCCGCATGGCACCCTACACGGGGCCCGACGCTGTCCCCGGAGCCCTCGACTACATGTCCTTCTCCACCGCCCTGTATGGAGAGAGTGACCTGTAG
- the actn4 gene encoding alpha-actinin-4 isoform X4 yields the protein MVDYHAANNQSTVGGAQTYMEQENDWDRDLLLDPAWEKQQRKTFTAWCNSHLRKAGTQIENIEEDFRDGLKLMLLLEVISGERLPKPERGKMRVHKINNVNKALDFIASKGVKLVSIGAEEIVDGNAKMTLGMIWTIILRFAIQDISVEETSAKEGLLLWCQRKTAPYKNVNVQNFHISWKDGLAFNALIHRHRPDLIDYDSLRKDDPVTNLNNAFEVAEKHLDIPKMLDAEDIVNTARPDEKAIMTYVSSFYHAFSGAQKAETAANRICKVLAVNQENEQMMEDYEKLASDLLEWIRRTIPWLENRTQEKTVNDMQVKQEDFRDYRCVHKPPKVQEKCQLEISFNTLQTKLRLSNRPAFMPSEGRMVSDINKAWHNLEGAEKGYEEWILSEIRRLERLEHLAVKFHQKCAIHESWTDGKEAMLTQKDYETCTLSEVKALLRKHEAFESDLAAHQDRVEQIAAIAQELNELDYYDAASVNARCQKICDQWDVLGALTHKRKESLERTEKQLESIDELYLEYAKRAAPFNNWMEGAMEDLQDMFIVHNIEEIQGLITAHEQFKSTLPEANKEREAIQSIQSEVQKIAQSNGIKLSSGNPYTSITPESINSKWEQAMAMVPLRDNALQEELNKQNSNDTLRATFATQANTVGAYIQAKMEEIGRISIEMNGTLEDQLTNLKEYQKSIISYTPEINKLEGYHQHIQEALIFDNQYTSYTMEHLRVGWEQLLTTIARTINEVENQILTRDAKGISQEQLYEYRASFNHFDKDHSGALMAEEFKACLISLGYDVEKDKQGEAEFNRIMGIVDPNGSGAVTFQAFIDFMSTETTDRDTADQVIASFKILAADKNYITADELRRELPPDQAEYCIARMAPYTGPDAVPGALDYMSFSTALYGESDL from the exons ACGTTCACGGCGTGGTGCAACTCCCACCTGCGGAAGGCCGGCACGCAGATCGAAAACATCGAGGAGGACTTCAGGGATGGGCTCAAACTCATGCTGCTGCTCGAGGTCATCTCCG gCGAACGGTTACCCAAACCTGAAAGAGGCAAGATGAGGGTCCACAAGATCAACAATGTAAACAAAGCCCTGGACTTCATCGCCAGCAAGGGAGTCAAGCTGGTGTCTATTGGAGCAGAGG AAATCGTGGATGGAAACGCCAAGATGACCCTGGGAATGATCTGGACCATCATCCTCCGCTTCGCCATCCAGGACATCTCTGTAGAAG aGACCTCTGCCAAAGAGGGTCTACTCTTGTGGTGCCAGAGGAAGACGGCTCCCTACAAGAATGTCAATGTGCAGAACTTCCACATTAG CTGGAAGGACGGTCTTGCCTTCAACGCTCTGATCCACAGACACAGACCTGATCTCATCGACTACGACAGCCTCAGAAAG GATGATCCTGTAACCAACCTGAACAACGCCTTTGAGGTGGCTGAGAAGCACCTGGACATCCCCAAGATGTTGGACGCAGAAG ACATTGTGAACACTGCTCGCCCAGATGAGAAAGCCATAATGACTTATGTGTCCAGTTTCTACCATGCCTTCTCTGGAGCACAGAAG GCTGAGACAGCCGCAAATCGAATCTGCAAAGTGCTGGCTGTCAACCAGGAGAACGAGCAAATGATGGAGGACTACGAGAAACTGGCCAGTGAT CTCCTGGAGTGGATCCGTCGGACCATCCCCTGGCTGGAGAACCGAACCCAAGAGAAGACTGTAAATGACATGCAGGTGAAACAGGAGGACTTCAGAGACTACCGCTGTGTGCACAAACCACCCAAG GTCCAAGAGAAATGCCAGCTGGAGATCAGCTTCAACACTCTGCAGACTAAACTGAGACTCAGCAACAGACCTGCCTTCATGCCGTCAGAAGGACGCATGGTGTCG GACATCAACAAAGCGTGGCACAATCTGGAAGGAGCAGAGAAAGGCTACGAGGAGTGGATCCTCAGCGAGATCAGGCGTCTGGAGAGACTGGAGCATCTGGCCGTCAAGTTCCACCAGAAGTGTGCCATCCATGAATCCTGGACCGACG GTAAGGAGGCCATGCTTACCCAGAAAGACTATGAGACGTGCACCCTGTCAGAAGTCAAGGCGCTGCTCCGGAAACACGAGGCCTTTGAGAGCGACCTGGCCGCCCACCAGGACAGAGTGGAGCAGATCGCCGCCATCGCGCAGGAGCTCAA tGAACTGGACTACTACGATGCCGCCAGTGTCAACGCTCGCTGTCAGAAGATCTGCGATCAGTGGGACGTCCTGGGAGCCCTCACCCACAAACGCAAAGAGTCACTGGAG AGGACAGAGAAGCAGCTGGAGTCGATAGATGAGCTGTACCTGGAGTACGCCAAGAGAGCGGCACCTTTCAACAACTGGATGGAGGGAGCTATGGAGGACCTGCAGGACATGTTCATCGTCCACAACATTGAGGAGATCCAG GGTCTGATCACAGCCCACGAGCAGTTCAAGTCCACCCTGCCCGAGGCCAACAAGGAGCGCGAGGCTATCCAGTCCATCCAGTCCGAGGTGCAGAAGATCGCCCAGAGCAACGGCATCAAGCTGAGCAGCGGAAACCCGTACACCTCCATCACACCTGAGAGCATCAACAGCAAGTGGGAACAG GCGATGGCTATGGTGCCACTGCGTGACAACGCCCTGCAGGAAGAGCTGAACAAGCAGAACTCCAACGACACTCTGAGAGCCACGTTCGCCACTCAGGCCAACACGGTTGGCGCTTACATCCAGGCCAAAATGGAG GAAATTGGCAGGATATCCATTGAAATGAACGGCACCCTGGAGGACCAGCTGACCAACCTGAAGGAATACCAGAAGAGCATCATATCATACACACCCGAAATTAACAAGCTGGAGGGATACCACCAACACATCCAGGAGGCGCTCATCTTCGACAACCAGTACACTTCCTACACGATGGAG CACCTCCGGGTGGGCTGGGAGCAGCTGCTCACCACCATCGCCAGAACCATCAACGAGGTCGAGAACCAGATCCTGACGCGTGACGCCAAGGGCATCAGCCAGGAGCAGCTGTACGAGTACCGCGCCTCCTTCAACCACTTTGACAAG GACCACAGCGGGGCCCTGATGGCCGAGGAGTTCAAGGCCTGTTTGATCAGTCTGGGCTACGATGTGGAGAAGGACAAGCAG GGCGAAGCCGAATTTAATCGCATCATGGGTATAGTGGACCCCAACGGCAGCGGCGCCGTCACCTTCCAGGCCTTTATCGACTTCATGTCCACGGAAACGACCGACAGGGACACCGCGGACCAGGTCATCGCCTCCTTCAAGATCCTGGCTGCTGATAAG AACTACATCACAGCTGATGAGCTGAGGCGGGAGCTCCCTCCAGACCAGGCGGAGTACTGCATCGCCCGCATGGCACCCTACACGGGGCCCGACGCTGTCCCCGGAGCCCTCGACTACATGTCCTTCTCCACCGCCCTGTATGGAGAGAGTGACCTGTAG
- the actn4 gene encoding alpha-actinin-4 isoform X2 produces the protein MVDYHAANNQSTVGGAQTYMEQENDWDRDLLLDPAWEKQQRKTFTAWCNSHLRKAGTQIENIEEDFRDGLKLMLLLEVISGERLPKPERGKMRVHKINNVNKALDFIASKGVKLVSIGAEEIVDGNAKMTLGMIWTIILRFAIQDISVEETSAKEGLLLWCQRKTAPYKNVNVQNFHISWKDGLAFNALIHRHRPDLIDYDSLRKDDPVTNLNNAFEVAEKHLDIPKMLDAEDIVNTARPDEKAIMTYVSSFYHAFSGAQKAETAANRICKVLAVNQENEQMMEDYEKLASDLLEWIRRTIPWLENRTQEKTVNDMQVKQEDFRDYRCVHKPPKVQEKCQLEISFNTLQTKLRLSNRPAFMPSEGRMVSDINKAWHNLEGAEKGYEEWILSEIRRLERLEHLAVKFHQKCAIHESWTDGKEAMLTQKDYETCTLSEVKALLRKHEAFESDLAAHQDRVEQIAAIAQELNELDYYDAASVNARCQKICDQWDVLGALTHKRKESLERTEKQLESIDELYLEYAKRAAPFNNWMEGAMEDLQDMFIVHNIEEIQGLITAHEQFKSTLPEANKEREAIQSIQSEVQKIAQSNGIKLSSGNPYTSITPESINSKWEQAMAMVPLRDNALQEELNKQNSNDTLRATFATQANTVGAYIQAKMEEIGRISIEMNGTLEDQLTNLKEYQKSIISYTPEINKLEGYHQHIQEALIFDNQYTSYTMEHLRVGWEQLLTTIARTINEVENQILTRDAKGISQEQLYEYRASFNHFDKTLNGGERGARHDHSGALMAEEFKACLISLGYDVEKDKQGEAEFNRIMGIVDPNGSGAVTFQAFIDFMSTETTDRDTADQVIASFKILAADKNYITADELRRELPPDQAEYCIARMAPYTGPDAVPGALDYMSFSTALYGESDL, from the exons ACGTTCACGGCGTGGTGCAACTCCCACCTGCGGAAGGCCGGCACGCAGATCGAAAACATCGAGGAGGACTTCAGGGATGGGCTCAAACTCATGCTGCTGCTCGAGGTCATCTCCG gCGAACGGTTACCCAAACCTGAAAGAGGCAAGATGAGGGTCCACAAGATCAACAATGTAAACAAAGCCCTGGACTTCATCGCCAGCAAGGGAGTCAAGCTGGTGTCTATTGGAGCAGAGG AAATCGTGGATGGAAACGCCAAGATGACCCTGGGAATGATCTGGACCATCATCCTCCGCTTCGCCATCCAGGACATCTCTGTAGAAG aGACCTCTGCCAAAGAGGGTCTACTCTTGTGGTGCCAGAGGAAGACGGCTCCCTACAAGAATGTCAATGTGCAGAACTTCCACATTAG CTGGAAGGACGGTCTTGCCTTCAACGCTCTGATCCACAGACACAGACCTGATCTCATCGACTACGACAGCCTCAGAAAG GATGATCCTGTAACCAACCTGAACAACGCCTTTGAGGTGGCTGAGAAGCACCTGGACATCCCCAAGATGTTGGACGCAGAAG ACATTGTGAACACTGCTCGCCCAGATGAGAAAGCCATAATGACTTATGTGTCCAGTTTCTACCATGCCTTCTCTGGAGCACAGAAG GCTGAGACAGCCGCAAATCGAATCTGCAAAGTGCTGGCTGTCAACCAGGAGAACGAGCAAATGATGGAGGACTACGAGAAACTGGCCAGTGAT CTCCTGGAGTGGATCCGTCGGACCATCCCCTGGCTGGAGAACCGAACCCAAGAGAAGACTGTAAATGACATGCAGGTGAAACAGGAGGACTTCAGAGACTACCGCTGTGTGCACAAACCACCCAAG GTCCAAGAGAAATGCCAGCTGGAGATCAGCTTCAACACTCTGCAGACTAAACTGAGACTCAGCAACAGACCTGCCTTCATGCCGTCAGAAGGACGCATGGTGTCG GACATCAACAAAGCGTGGCACAATCTGGAAGGAGCAGAGAAAGGCTACGAGGAGTGGATCCTCAGCGAGATCAGGCGTCTGGAGAGACTGGAGCATCTGGCCGTCAAGTTCCACCAGAAGTGTGCCATCCATGAATCCTGGACCGACG GTAAGGAGGCCATGCTTACCCAGAAAGACTATGAGACGTGCACCCTGTCAGAAGTCAAGGCGCTGCTCCGGAAACACGAGGCCTTTGAGAGCGACCTGGCCGCCCACCAGGACAGAGTGGAGCAGATCGCCGCCATCGCGCAGGAGCTCAA tGAACTGGACTACTACGATGCCGCCAGTGTCAACGCTCGCTGTCAGAAGATCTGCGATCAGTGGGACGTCCTGGGAGCCCTCACCCACAAACGCAAAGAGTCACTGGAG AGGACAGAGAAGCAGCTGGAGTCGATAGATGAGCTGTACCTGGAGTACGCCAAGAGAGCGGCACCTTTCAACAACTGGATGGAGGGAGCTATGGAGGACCTGCAGGACATGTTCATCGTCCACAACATTGAGGAGATCCAG GGTCTGATCACAGCCCACGAGCAGTTCAAGTCCACCCTGCCCGAGGCCAACAAGGAGCGCGAGGCTATCCAGTCCATCCAGTCCGAGGTGCAGAAGATCGCCCAGAGCAACGGCATCAAGCTGAGCAGCGGAAACCCGTACACCTCCATCACACCTGAGAGCATCAACAGCAAGTGGGAACAG GCGATGGCTATGGTGCCACTGCGTGACAACGCCCTGCAGGAAGAGCTGAACAAGCAGAACTCCAACGACACTCTGAGAGCCACGTTCGCCACTCAGGCCAACACGGTTGGCGCTTACATCCAGGCCAAAATGGAG GAAATTGGCAGGATATCCATTGAAATGAACGGCACCCTGGAGGACCAGCTGACCAACCTGAAGGAATACCAGAAGAGCATCATATCATACACACCCGAAATTAACAAGCTGGAGGGATACCACCAACACATCCAGGAGGCGCTCATCTTCGACAACCAGTACACTTCCTACACGATGGAG CACCTCCGGGTGGGCTGGGAGCAGCTGCTCACCACCATCGCCAGAACCATCAACGAGGTCGAGAACCAGATCCTGACGCGTGACGCCAAGGGCATCAGCCAGGAGCAGCTGTACGAGTACCGCGCCTCCTTCAACCACTTTGACAAG ACCTTAAATGGGGGTGAGAGAGGAGCCAGACAT GACCACAGCGGGGCCCTGATGGCCGAGGAGTTCAAGGCCTGTTTGATCAGTCTGGGCTACGATGTGGAGAAGGACAAGCAG GGCGAAGCCGAATTTAATCGCATCATGGGTATAGTGGACCCCAACGGCAGCGGCGCCGTCACCTTCCAGGCCTTTATCGACTTCATGTCCACGGAAACGACCGACAGGGACACCGCGGACCAGGTCATCGCCTCCTTCAAGATCCTGGCTGCTGATAAG AACTACATCACAGCTGATGAGCTGAGGCGGGAGCTCCCTCCAGACCAGGCGGAGTACTGCATCGCCCGCATGGCACCCTACACGGGGCCCGACGCTGTCCCCGGAGCCCTCGACTACATGTCCTTCTCCACCGCCCTGTATGGAGAGAGTGACCTGTAG